One window of the Trifolium pratense cultivar HEN17-A07 linkage group LG2, ARS_RC_1.1, whole genome shotgun sequence genome contains the following:
- the LOC123909952 gene encoding cysteine-rich receptor-like protein kinase 10 codes for MAYNLKLFSITLLICIIFSPTETASTFSHYNCTKIETFSPNSNYKINLNTLLSTLSSKASDKINNGYYNTSISTIGGTEDTIYGLFMCIGHTQHCGDCVKNSAKTLTSMCDSKKEAIIWSDECMVHYSGRSFFETMEESPSWCVKDSLDYKGSFDGFNKKLSSLMVNLLTEVNKASPRNATKFVLRRSIFFEDKFLNGLAQCIPHISNDNCMKCLKDAIDYLQTSCARGKIRGSVLYPSCIVRYDPYPFFAQPIGAKKKNEPDPFFIIFHIVAPVMVVSVTVFLFAYYVLCRRARKNLKYHKENFGGDISSEVNTLQFDFNMIRLATNKFSDDNKIGEGGFGDVYKGMFPNGFEIAVKRLIRNSSQGALEFKNEVLLIAKLQHRNLVRLLGFCIQRNEKILIYEYMHNKSLDYYLFSPENHKKLTWHARYKIIRGIARGILYLHEDSHLKIIHCDLKPSNILLDDKMNAKISDFGLARIVAIDQMQGNTSIIAGTYGYMSPEYAMLGQFSEKSDVFSFGVIILEIVSGKRNIDYNGVNSIDDLVSHAWKKWRENKELELLDAALTYSFSETEVYRCIQIGLLCVQENPDQRPTMATIALYFNCDSIDLPCPQQPAFYMRGKIETRVASKIAMSGRPRSYSVTRF; via the exons ATGGCTTACAATCTGAAATTGTTCTCAATTACTCTTCTGATCTGCATAATCTTTTCACCAACTGAAACAGCATCAACATTCAGCCATTACAATTGCACAAAAATAGAAACATTTAGTCCAAATAGCAACTACAAAATCAATCTAAACACACTCTTATCAACACTTTCATCAAAAGCTTCTGATAAAATCAACAATGGCTACTACAATACTAGTATTAGTACAATTGGTGGAACGGAAGACACAATCTATGGTCTTTTCATGTGCATTGGACACACACAGCACTGTGGAGATTGTGTTAAAAACTCTGCCAAAACACTTACCTCAATGTGTGATTCCAAAAAAGAAGCTATAATTTGGTCTGATGAATGCATGGTGCATTATTCCGGACGGTCTTTCTTCGAAACTATGGAAGAATCTCCATCATGGTGTGTGAAAGACTCGTTAGATTATAAAGGTTCATTTGATGGATTCAACAAAAAGCTAAGTTCTTTAATGGTGAATCTTTTAACAGAAGTAAATAAAGCTTCACCGCGAAATGCTACTAAATTTGTTCTCAGGAGATCAATTTTCTTTGAGGATAAATTCTTGAATGGGCTTGCTCAGTGCATACCACATATCTCTAATGATAACTGCATGAAGTGTTTGAAGGATGCTATTGATTATCTTCAAACTTCTTGTGCTAGAGGAAAGATTAGAGGAAGTGTTTTATATCCAAGTTGCATTGTTAGATATGATCCTTATCCATTTTTTGCACAACCTATAG gagcaaaaaagaaaaatgaaccagacccatttttcataatttttcatATTGTTGCTCCTGTCATGGTTGTCTCTGTCACGGTATTCCTTTTCGCGTATTATGTGCTATGTAGGAGAGCAAGGAAGAATCTCAAGTACCACAAAGAAAATT TTGGGGGAGATATTTCATCAGAAGTAAACACTCTgcaatttgatttcaatatgaTTCGACTAGCGACAAACAAGTTCTCTGATGATAACAAGATAGGAGAAGGTGGTTTCGGCGATGTTTATAAG GGAATGTTTCCTAATGGATTTGAAATAGCAGTGAAGAGGCTCATAAGAAATTCAAGTCAAGGAGCTTTGGAATTTAAGAATGAAGTGTTATTAATAGCAAAACTTCAACACAGAAATCTTGTGAGATTATTAGGATTTTGCATTCAAAGGAATGAGAAGATACTAATTTATGAATATATGCACAACAAAAGCCTTGATTATTACCTATTCA GCCCTGAAAACCATAAAAAGTTAACGTGGCACGCACGTTACAAGATTATAAGAGGAATTGCGCGAGGTATTCTTTATCTCCATGAGGATTCTCATCTAAAAATCATACACTGTGATCTTAAACCGAGTAACATTTTGTTGGATGACAAAATGAATGCAAAGATATCAGATTTTGGCTTGGCAAGGATTGTTGCCATTGATCAAATGCAAGGAAATACTAGTATAATTGCTGGAACATA CGGTTACATGTCTCCCGAATATGCAATGCTTGGCCAATTTTCTGAGAAATCTGATGTATTCAGCTTTGGAGTTATAATTCTTGAGATTGTCAGTGGAAAAAGAAATATTGATTACAATGGAGTAAATTCCATTGATGACCTCGTTAGCCAT GCATGGAAGAAATGGAGAGAAAATAAGGAATTGGAATTATTAGATGCTGCATTGACATACTCATTTTCAGAAACAGAAGTATATAGGTGCATCCAAATTGGTCTACTATGTGTGCAAGAAAATCCAGATCAAAGACCTACTATGGCAACAATTGCTTTGTATTTCAACTGTGATTCAATAGATCTACCATGCCCTCAACAGCCAGCATTTTACATGCGTGGAAAAATAGAAACAAGGGTGGCTAGTAAAATAGCAATGTCAGGTAGACCTAGGAGTTATTCAGTTACAAGGTTTTAA